One genomic window of Daphnia pulex isolate KAP4 chromosome 12, ASM2113471v1 includes the following:
- the LOC124209689 gene encoding predicted GPI-anchored protein 58 yields MMSFQNSVFPVTLATCFSVLLQAEAKPYGGMMPSAPIVDASPWMPIAQPSYYSGGYNSYQPSYGTRVAPLQTKSRAYSPTAPKPEAPASQWVQPNPAAPAASPWFQPPQISEAPAPASQWVQPNPTTPEAPATSPWVQPAAQNSEAPAVSQWEQPNPTIPEVPAAIPSASQQWAPAGAAPVVPFWMSTPNSSPMSPPPPVADPTVDVPAITSPQPENTPVLPESPPPAVQPENGDANVIFNSVQVSVPAVQGSGQDNWPETPRMVPEADNLPALPPATFGQFAVQPAR; encoded by the exons ATGATGTCGTTTCAAAATTCCGTTTTTCCAGTTACTCTGGCCACTTGTTTCAGTGTTTTGTTGCAGGCGGAAGCCAAGCCGTATGGTGGAATGATGCCATCAGCTCCCATAGTTGACGCTTCGCCCTGGAT GCCTATTGCTCAACCCAGTTACTATTCCGGCGGCTACAACTCTTACCAACCTTCTTATGGAACCCGGGTTGCGCCTCTACAAACAAAATCTCGTGCTTATTCGCCAACTGCTCCCAAACCTGAAGCTCCTGCAAGTCAATGGGTTCAGCCAAATCCTGCCGCTCCTGCCGCCAGCCCGTGGTTTCAGCCTCCGCAAATATCTGAAGCTCCTGCTCCTGCAAGTCAATGGGTTCAACCAAATCCCACAACGCCAGAAGCTCCTGCCACCAGCCCGTGGGTTCAGCCAGCTGCCCAAAATTCTGAAGCTCCTGCCGTCAGCCAATGGGAACAACCAAATCCGACAATACCTGAAGTTCCTGCCGCCATTCCGTCAGCTTCTCAACAGTGGGCTCCAGCTGGTGCAGCTCCAGTAGTTCCTTTTTGGATGAGTACTCCTAATAGTTCTCCCATgtctccaccaccacctgttGCTGACCCAACAGTTGACGTTCCAGCAATCACTTCTCCGCAACCGGAAAACACACCGGTTCTTCCGGAATCACCTCCGCCTGCAGTGCAGCCGGAAAATGGTGATGCTAATGTAATTTTTAACTCAGTTCAAGTATCAGTCCCCGCAGTACAAGGTTCGGGACAAGACAACTGGCCCGAAACTCCACGAATGGTACCGGAGGCAGACAATCTACCCGCTTTACCACCAGCCACATTCGGTCAATTTGCTGTTCAGCCAGCCCGCTAA